The Vigna angularis cultivar LongXiaoDou No.4 chromosome 9, ASM1680809v1, whole genome shotgun sequence DNA window aattaaaatctattaattaaatttccaaattttattattaataatttttctaacaattgattaagttaataaattaatcgtatttaaagaaattaattgattttaaattaatatgaagtcttaagaaaatttattaagagTAGAAAAATGCTTTATAAATGacactcatatattttattattaaaaagtaaaaattataaataaaatttatttaaatgagtttcattttataaaaacctttgtcatatattttctaaaactaaTTTTCTCTCTCAGATTATTAAATCCTTTCATCTCTTTAAAGATTCGAGCACATTATAGAAGTTCTAGTGTGGAGAGCTACAAAATTATTTGATTAGAATTGTTAATAgagtaattttttcttttttttatcttttcttgaTCCAATTCTTGTTCTGCATGCATTTACTTATCAGGGCATGCATCCTTAAGTAGTTTTTGGtgattctttattattttgtggtCACAAGAATCAAAtgattaatttatgtaattagaATTGCTTAAGGATTGATGCCTTTTGTGGAGTCTTTTTGAGCTAGGACTCTCTTTTGAGGTAAGGGAAAGTTTTGTGTTTAGGAATCTATAACTATCAATCTTTGAATTTTAGTTGATATGTTTAAGCAAATTTGATGTGTATGTGATGAATTAAGGTAATCTTCAAAAGGTAATCTCTATGGAGCAGTGAAACAAAGCCTAATTGAGCAACAAAAAGAGTCTTCAAAAGATaatctttatcttctttatataatcttattgaaaattatcattaacctcctttttctttatatatatccCATTATTCACTGGTTGTGTTGATTGGAATTAGATATAACAGAAAGgtcattactttttttcttctttgaaagTTGTAACTAGTATTAGATGCTAAACTGACATATTATGATGTATGGCTCTATTAGATTTTACCTGATTaattgaagagaaaatgtgTCTTCGATGTTcatttgtttatattgtttatttataactttCGTAAAATAACCCctctaaatttatgtttatcatAACATTTAGGCATATGATGATGTCACTAAGAATTAGTTATATATTGCATGAATGATTTATGATCTCCATACTTTACTATCATCGGTTTGGATGAATGCTAGATAAAACACTATCTAAGacagaaaattacaaaaatgaatGAGCTTATATAAAGTGATGATTTATGATTCCCAACTATTTGTGCTTTGTTTAATAGTTTAGTCATCATGGATGCAATAGCTAAATTTATGTCCTTAAAAGATTACAATGGAGATTTTGAAACTTGAGAGAAAGTCAAGGCACGTATGATTTTGGGTTTCAGAATTAATATAGTCATCCCAACAAATATGAATCACAACACCCGCACAAGTGCAGTAAAGGAAAACGACAACAATTACTTTCGCCTATAGGCAGCGGTTCcgcaaccgaggtatatacaggcgaggcaaaaaggggtaagttttttgcctcggttctgaaccgaggaAAAAAGGGGTAGGATTTTGCCTCGATTCTTAGGTAACCGAAGTAGTAgagttttttccttttttttacttttttatttcgACAGACTTTTTGTCTCGATTCCTTTTTTTTAGGTACCCAAGATTTTCCAATTTTAGAAACCCAATTTGACATAACCCCAAGAATGCAATTTTTGAATGACAATGATGTTTTCCCTACAACGAAAACACAAAATCAGAAGAAATTCGTGGAAACAAAGAAGAGTTCCTGCAAAGCCCCAAATCAAAACATTCAATCACGAGCTTTGTTGCCGCAAAACCGCTTCAGAACAGAGACCACCACACCGCGAACGCAAGCCCACTCTTAATCGCCATCAAACAGGGCTTCTAACATCGCAAAGACGACGAAGATGGAACCATTGTGGACGCAGCGCCGCTATCACTACACCGCCAATTACGCCCTTGTCGTACCCTTGTCGCGCCCTCGCCACACCCTAGCCATGTCGTCGTTCTTTCACTGCCATCGCCGTTCTTTGGTTGTTTACTGTTAAGACATTTCGACAAGTGTatcgaatcgtttcaagtaatataaaatggtaagaccaagtattgttttcctaagagactcgtaatactaaagaattgtgtgattaacaactcatatagactcaatagaACAACATTCATTTACAACCATGTGCAAGAAGATAAAATTTCAACTATACAAGTTTGGACTTTGGTGTTTGAAGACACTTAGACATGGACTAGACTAGAAAtaatatgaaatgacattgttaaggttagctTTTACCTATTTACTCTTGTGCGTAtacaatttcatctcctctccatcaaattactaaagtcaatccacaaaattactctagccctaattccttaggtgaaagagcctaacttttccctattaaactccaatttcttggaaaatctaacaagcaaaacccgcattaagaactaggatctaagataacaagtgaatcatcttccattcctagaatcgaTGAACCActaggactcttgtttcagttctaaATTACACAAGATACATTCCCATACCGATGGATCAAAGATCAAGCCATGAACATCtctattacatgcaagctttaagattggaaacaagaatactagcaattgatagaaaaggcatatatatattcgaATCATTCAACAAATACAAAGAGTTCAAAGGTTACATTTatccccaacaagatgggtttggctctccattttcATGGAGAGCCTTAGAGCTTACAAAATaaccatggaagaagaagaagaacccaaagaggaagaagggagtgttcccacaaACTTTAGCaaccctccaagctctcctctaaATGAAATCGCGCCTACAAACcaccaaagacccaaaccccttcgcgttttaggttTAAATAAGCTCAAACCGCCACATCAGTGaaagtggcgctcaacgcccctagAAGGGCGCTCAACGCGAGCTCTGCAGAACTggatggcgctcagcgccctagaTGGGGCGCCTAGGCAAGCTTGCGAAGTAAATGGTGCTTAGCGCCCCTAAAGGGGCGCCCAGGCACGAGCACACCAGAAATCAACTTATGTGTAGTTTGTGCAGGTGCGCTCAACGCCCTTAAACCAGGGGCGCTCAGCTTGACTTTGCTGCACtgcatctttttctctttttctgtagATTTGCTTGATTTTGTGGCTGGTTTAGTCCTctacattgttggagattctttcAAGCACaattttagctacaaaataaggagattagtgattaatttatatcaatgtagcccaaaatataaataatattaaaacaagacaaaagagaggatttaagcaagtaataagctaaaggaGAGCTGATTTTCTCTCTAAAATGAACCTcaaataatggtaagaattatcATTATCATCTGCGAGAAAGGAAGAACGGTTAGAAAATGACAAAGAACGGTTCTTGTGCGAGGAAGACGAAGACGAAcgcaagaaagaagaagaagaacgcgAGACGAAGATGATCTACGAGGAAAAGAATGAACAACGtaggttaaatttttttacgtATATGGATTTGGTAGgcttttatgcttcggttcccTTCTCAATCGAGACAGTAGGTCTTTTTCAGAAAAAATGTTAGATGAAAAGTCTGACTTGCAGAAAAGTAGATGAGTTTTGCAGGTTATTATGTCTCGGTTGCTCTTATAATTAATCGATGCAATAGACTCTTTTTGCTTCGGTTTTCAAGGAACCAATGCATATAACTTCGTTATCTGGTTTTTatatgtttcaatttttataaaaccgaagcgtatatggcGTGTTAAAAAAccgtttttttactagtgccgTTTTCTATTATGAATTCCTGAAGCATCTTTTTATTCACAGTACCAGAAGAAATTATTTAGAATAGGTAGTTGTTAAAAGAAGCAAAGTGATACTACTTGACACATATATGTTAGATTTGAACAACATTAAATCTTTCAGTGGACAACTGTGGTACACACTAACAttattgaaaaggaaaaaaaagagagtttttaatataaacaagTCATGAAATTTGCTCAAGGGAGTAAGACAGTAAATTTATAGttgtagtattttttttatatatactacAACTTTGGGTTTATATGAAGGTTGATATTGCAGATGTTGTAAGTCTAGAATTTGTTATAAAGCTGATCTGGTAACCTTGAGCTCAAGAGAATCTGCAAAGGGTTGATCTTGGGCAAGGTGATGCCCAAGCCTTCTTCCAAATCAACAGGTTCATCGACAGGCACATCGAAACGAAAAGCATGAAGCAAACGAGCAATGGTGATGAGAGTAACCTGTGTAGCAAAAGTTGAACCAGGACAAGCCCTTCTCCCTGACCCAAAAGGCAAATACTCAAAATGCTGGTGACCTTCATCGACCACTTCTCCATTCTCATTCAGAAACCTCTCTGGTGAAAACTTCTCAGCCTCTGACCAGACACTCGGATCTCTATGAAGCTTCCACACGTTCGCAAACACACGTGTGCCTTTGGGTACGTGGTACCCTTGAATGTTGCAGTCTTGGCTAGCCTCGTGGGGCACCAGCAGAGGTCCTGGAGGGTATAGCCTCAGAGTTTCCTTCACGATTGCTTGCAGATAAAAGAGGTTTTTAATGTCACTTGCTTCCACCTTTCTCTCGCTTCCAACTTCATCTTCAATCTCTTCCTGTGCTCGCTTCAAAACCTCTGGATTCTTCAGCAGCATCGTCAGTATCCATGTCATCGTGGTTGATGTCGTGTCTGATCCCGCTAACATCAGACTCTAAATATGCAAATTCACTTCCTCAGTACAAATATTATTCAACATAAATTTAATCGGTACTTTTTATTAATACAACTCAAtatagaattattatttttacatcttCAATTATTTCACTCTatctaataattaaaacttaattgcttaggatttataatttaaactatactgtttaagtaatataatatattattttaatgttaatattttatacacgtaacatatttttgaagaaaataataacagGTTAATAGGCTGGTGGACCAGCTCCTTTACTTGTTTGTTAAAGGGCACTTTCTTTTTTCAACTCCATAAAGTCCCTcttccatataaaaaaaaaatctactttTGTCCCTTTTGGATTTTGTATTctgaatttaaaaatgatttttagattattcaattaaaagttAAGTTATTTTTTCCAAAGTAGAATTTTCGACTTAAATTATCTgaaagatatttatttaatctgaaagttaaaaaatgatataaaaaattgcaagattaagaaaaattaatttttaaaatttataataaaaaaatatttgacttCCAAACTACAAGGAAatctatttttaacttttaaatgatgtaacttaaaaacattttttaatgaataatttttaaatcatactattaaaaagtaatttttagtttttggaaATAACTTTCGtataatttgaaaagaaaaaaaataaaaatggaattATTTTATATGAGGGGTGGAGTGAGAAATTTATGGAAGTGAAAGAACCTATCTTGTTAAATTCCTTTTCTAGTCATTTTTGGATTTTAGTGGGGCAGGTcttttctccattaaaatgtttTCATTCCACTCAAAGATATGTTTCCCGttacttgttttttttctttcttgagaAAGTACTCTAACATGAAACATTAATCATTATGtgataaatttatctatttataatatttatttttaaaatcttatgaATAGTAATTTGTActtatataagaaagaaaaaaaacctaATTAGTATTTGCAGAATGTACAAGTAAAGATAAAAGGCTTACCGCAACATTAGCTTTGATGATAGTATCACGATTATGATCAGAGAGAGGATCATCTTGAATGGCAGAGAGCATTACATCAATGAAATCATGTTTGTCCAATGACTTGTTATTGAGGGAATGAATTTTCTTATGTTCTTCAAGCCAACCTCCGACAAGGGTGTCCAAATCTCTTGCAATTCGTTTCATGGATTTGAGGATTTTCCCCTGCACCCCAAACCATCCAAGAACTGGAATTAAATCTGAGGGAACAAACTCCCCAGATATATGCATGAACTCCTTTATAAGTTTCACAATACCATGTGCTTCTACATCGTCCACATCTTCCAAATAACTGAAATACCTGTTCACCAACATGCCAAttccaaatttttatttttatttttaatttttgttctagAAATATTTTAGTGGAAATTTCAACTCAACTAATAACATTAACCGTGTGATTTCTATATCTTCTTattactgttttaaatattcTACAATTTGATTactatgaaaaaaatttaaatctcaTATAAATCTACAAAATTGATTTGTATGGAGAAATTTAGATCtagttttgtataatttaaatttttcttatatataattaatgtgaaacttttaagatattcaaattaatatatacaaatattgaaaataaaattagatatttatgagtgattttataacaatttaataacatttgacataataaacttaataaataacaatttctctatgataaacttttaaataatttaaatattatgttaagaaatagactctaaaattaatttaatattacaaaactaaataataaaataaaatctacacCTATTTACATACCTTCAATTTTTCTTGGAATCTCAAATAATCTCTTACATACCTATTTACATAAAGTAATCTTTCAATCAAATTATAGATGACTTTTTTAATGTTGATATTTCGTTCACTTTTTTAATCGACATtgatgaatattattattttatttcaaaattttctttatatttattttcatttgttatatataatattctattataaaaaGGTGTGGTGTTAAGAAAAAATTGatgtaaaaatagaaatttcCATTAATTTTCAATGTCAATTtgaataagttaattttaaatgttaataattttatttcttattcgCGTGGCATGTAATTAcgataaaaaatatcatactaTGAATTTGacgagaaaaataatataactccTGTTTAAAAGGATTGgaatcaaaaatgaaaaagctCAAACATATGAGAAGAAGTTAGAATCTTTATAGCATAAAAGAATCTTCATACCagtaagagaaagaaaaaaaagacatacGAAAGAATTTTCCAAACATACCTTTTCCCAGCAATCATCTTTGTGACGATGTTGAAGCTCAAGCGTTCCATCCAATCACTTATAGTGACTTTAACATCAGTTTTGCCTCCAAGATACATCGAAAGATCATTCACCAAAGTATCAATCTCAGACTCATAAACATGTCGCAGGAATTCGAGGCGGCGAGCAGAGAGCAATTCAAGCATGGTGAGCTTTTTGATCTTGATCCAGTAGGCGCCATAAGGGGCAAATCCAAACCCTGCAAAATTGTAACCAAGAAGCACACCATGGCTACTCTTAGGGCGTGAGGCCAAGACCTTATCATGGGTGGTGAAGCACTCTTTTATGGCCTCTTGGTTGCTGATCACAAGGGCAGGGTATGCCCCTAGACGGATTTGAAAGATGGGGCCATATTTGTCAGCCAAAGCAGCAAAGGTCCTAGCGAGGGGTGTCCGAGCTCCTAATAGGTGGAGGTGACCAATCAAGGGTAGGGCACCTGAGGGTTCTGGGGGTTGTCTACCCTTCCTTTTTTCACTACCCTTTTGCTTCCTGCATCTGTTGTAGAGAAGAATTATGGTTATGGCTATCACTGCCACAAGTGTTGGTTGTGAAAGGGAATCCATGGTCTGGAACTTGAACTGGTGTGAAAAGATTTAAGATAAGATTAGATGATGAGTCACATGATTCTAAGAGGATAAGTATTCAGGTTTTGTTTCAATGAAAATGGAATTCAAAACTATTACCATATTACTGCCACTTTGCAAAATTAAATTGTCAATGTCAATTAATCATCACATGCTCAACCAATCTCTTCACATATTCTATATATTAACTTCTCTATATGTTCCATCAAACTCTACACGTATACCACAGCTTCACATGCTTCACcaagtttttttcattttcctttttggaTTCCATAAGGTTATCTCGATTACAATATGTGTTTTATCTGGACTTATAATGACTCAATTATATGAAGTCAACTcgattacaattttttttctgcacaacttttattaaatgtgattgGAAGTTATTGAGGACCTATTAGTtgacataaaaacaaaaattatgtaaaaattatacaatttttttgtttaaaatctTGTAGGAGTTAtacaacttatttatttttgtattttttaaaagtttgcCTATTACTAAAATTTTCCTATCAAACTTGCCTATTGTAAAAAAACCTTTATATACTTGACttagaaataattatataaagtttattggagttttcatattttttgtactaaatgtaattttatagaAGTGcttcaatattttttgttatacatAAAATTCTTCACCCCTCCCATAAACTCTTTTcaagattaatttttaatttcttaattttcataattaattatacactTTCAAAGTAGCTGTAAAACTGACGTGCTATAATTAAATTCACAGGAAAGTAAGAGGAAAACGacaggaatatatatatatatatataatcgaCTTTTGGCAATGACTTGTTCCTGCTTGGATGTAACTTGAAATCAATGAGAGACATGACTTTAAGAAATttggaggaaaaaaaaagattatatccGAAGACTTTTTGACTTTTGAAgctgaatttaatttaatcaaaagttaataaaaaaaataatcatcaaaCCAACTACCAAAGGCAATACTTCTTTCCTTTGATGAGAGATTGAACTTTTTGTTCTTTGTGAAACTCAAATGGCTTATCTATTATCAATATATCGAACGTTTTATGAGTTTTAATTACATATATTGAAagtatatttatgattttgaaatttcaatttatcATTTCCTTATTTCATCCTAATGTGGGTTTTCgttttaattatgttatgttAACTTTATTACATCTTGTAACAATTGTTCAAAAATATTGGTTTAAGAATCAATTACAAGAGATTGTTGAAGGTTCAACTTTTATCAATGTTGAAAGTAGattctttcaaacttttaattttgaagttgATACTATAATAGTGTTGAAAGTCCTTATTTTCCACCTAACAGACATTGGTTAACATCACCGTCGATGTTAAAAGTTTACTATTTGTTGAAAAAAGAGATATTTGAATTAATGGCAGAGTccctgaaaaataaaaactttcagTTCCTACACAAAATTTGACAGAGCATATATTCAAAGGCATATTTTCATACCTTGAATTAAAATTGTCTATTATTCCAATATTTGGAAGGAACAAAAAATAGTACATGgtttcaataaaagaaaagaaaatatcttaaatGTTATCCATTTAAAAATCTTTCTTCCCTTGCTATTATTCCCAAtcgtttttatattttattgggagGAAGTGCTCTGAGATCTCCAAAACTATGAAAAGAGATTGGAAATCATGTTTGTAACATCCCCTCATTCTATTggtatttgtattatttatttgaataaattattaaaaatttaaataaaatataggaGTTATAATGTTAATTTAGTGGTAAAAGTTGGAATCACTAGTGTGAAATACAACGTTTATTGTTACTTAACTTTCTGTTGAAGTTTGTTTGTCAAATAAATTAacgttaatttcattttaacgTTTATTGATAAGAGTTTCGACTTgggttaaaataattaaaatttaagcgAGAAATCAATTTTCGTGCCAATTAAACGTTAACTATGAATGGATTTGACGTTTATGACGTTAGTCTCGAGGGGATCCGACAtcctatgttttttttaagataatgatattttgacaatatttttttgataacattttaacatcatttacgtgttattttgtgattggtccaaaattactccacaatcaataataataattataaacaccaacatagatcaatcacaaaatgacaagtagatgatgttaaaatgttgtcaaaaaaatgttatcaaaatatcattatccctTTTTTAATATGCTTCAAAACCATTTCGATCATTTTCTCTTTAAGCGAACCCTTTTTCTACGAGTGCGAACAACTCCGATGAAACTTCGGCGATCACCAAAGgtaatgtttcttttatttaaaacaaatgtgcttttaatgaatattttaggaataattttcttttattttgattgattgattttgtGCATAGTTTATGgccaaatttttttatgatatacaatctttcttcttttgttatgcaagaagagaaaatatatgATGATATCGAGTACAACATGGTAATCACATTGATGTGTACTTGGAACCTTTAATCgatgaattgaaaatttttgtgGGAAAGTGTGAAGGTCTTCGattcatatttttaagaaactttatttttgcattcaatgttgttttgcaccataAATAATTTCCCATCATATGGAAATTTGAGTGATTATAGTGTTAAATGTCATTCTGCATGTCcaatttatgaagaaaaaaaacactagTTATCTTCAACTGAAACATTGTTAGAAAACTATGTATACAAAACATCTAAAATTCATTCCTTGAAATAACCCTTACTATAGattgaaaaagaatttaatGGAAGTCCTGAGGACGATGTTGTGTCGAAACCTCACAATGGTAAAGAAATATACAACCAAGTGAAAAACATTGATGTTGGGTTCAAAAAACATCAAAGGAAGACCACTAAAAAAAGGTTTGGAAGAAAtgatcaatattctttaatcttccatattggtgtaaacttgatgtatGATATTGTATCAATGTGATTCACGTCGACAAAAATGTATGTGATAATGTCATTGAGACTTTACTAAACGtaaaaggaaagacaaaagatggagtaaaAGCACAAATATTTGGCTA harbors:
- the LOC108346875 gene encoding cytochrome P450 CYP82J17 isoform X1, with the translated sequence MFKFQTMDSLSQPTLVAVIAITIILLYNRCRKQKGSEKRKGRQPPEPSGALPLIGHLHLLGARTPLARTFAALADKYGPIFQIRLGAYPALVISNQEAIKECFTTHDKVLASRPKSSHGVLLGYNFAGFGFAPYGAYWIKIKKLTMLELLSARRLEFLRHVYESEIDTLVNDLSMYLGGKTDVKVTISDWMERLSFNIVTKMIAGKRYFSYLEDVDDVEAHGIVKLIKEFMHISGEFVPSDLIPVLGWFGVQGKILKSMKRIARDLDTLVGGWLEEHKKIHSLNNKSLDKHDFIDVMLSAIQDDPLSDHNRDTIIKANVASLMLAGSDTTSTTMTWILTMLLKNPEVLKRAQEEIEDEVGSERKVEASDIKNLFYLQAIVKETLRLYPPGPLLVPHEASQDCNIQGYHVPKGTRVFANVWKLHRDPSVWSEAEKFSPERFLNENGEVVDEGHQHFEYLPFGSGRRACPGSTFATQVTLITIARLLHAFRFDVPVDEPVDLEEGLGITLPKINPLQILLSSRLPDQLYNKF
- the LOC108346875 gene encoding cytochrome P450 CYP82J17 isoform X2, producing MDSLSQPTLVAVIAITIILLYNRCRKQKGSEKRKGRQPPEPSGALPLIGHLHLLGARTPLARTFAALADKYGPIFQIRLGAYPALVISNQEAIKECFTTHDKVLASRPKSSHGVLLGYNFAGFGFAPYGAYWIKIKKLTMLELLSARRLEFLRHVYESEIDTLVNDLSMYLGGKTDVKVTISDWMERLSFNIVTKMIAGKRYFSYLEDVDDVEAHGIVKLIKEFMHISGEFVPSDLIPVLGWFGVQGKILKSMKRIARDLDTLVGGWLEEHKKIHSLNNKSLDKHDFIDVMLSAIQDDPLSDHNRDTIIKANVASLMLAGSDTTSTTMTWILTMLLKNPEVLKRAQEEIEDEVGSERKVEASDIKNLFYLQAIVKETLRLYPPGPLLVPHEASQDCNIQGYHVPKGTRVFANVWKLHRDPSVWSEAEKFSPERFLNENGEVVDEGHQHFEYLPFGSGRRACPGSTFATQVTLITIARLLHAFRFDVPVDEPVDLEEGLGITLPKINPLQILLSSRLPDQLYNKF